Proteins from one Juglans microcarpa x Juglans regia isolate MS1-56 chromosome 6S, Jm3101_v1.0, whole genome shotgun sequence genomic window:
- the LOC121237397 gene encoding LOW QUALITY PROTEIN: probable protein phosphatase 2C 39 (The sequence of the model RefSeq protein was modified relative to this genomic sequence to represent the inferred CDS: inserted 1 base in 1 codon), with the protein MAGKEILHKMKEKVGLDSSDPDSGKGKSKMSKKITHGFHLVKGKXHAMEDYVFAQFKQVEDNELGLFAIFDGHLSHDVPDYLRSHLFENILKEPDFWRETEKAIRRAYRITDANILEKAVDLGKGGSTAVTAMLINCHKLVIANIGDSRAVICKNGVAKQLSIDHGPSMERERIEESGGFVSNFPGDVPRVDGQLAVARAFGDKSLKEHLSSEPHVTVEFIDDETEFVILASDGLWKVMSNQEAADCIRAIKDARSAAKHLTEEALNRKSTDDISCIVVRFG; encoded by the exons ATGGCCGGCAAAGAAATCCTCCACAAGATGAAG GAAAAAGTTGGGTTAG ATTCGTCAGATCCCGACTCTGGAAAAGGAAAGAGCAAGATGTCAAAGAAGATAACACATGGCTTTCACTTGGTGAAGGGAA TTCATGCCATGGAAGATTATGTTTTTGCACAGTTTAAGCAAGTTGAAGACAATGAGCTTGGTCTGTTTGCAATCTTTGATGGCCATTTGAGTCATGATGTTCCCGATTATTTGAGGTCTCAtttatttgagaatattttaaagGAA CCTGACTTCtggagagaaacagagaaagcAATCAGGAGAGCTTATCGTATAACAGACGCCAACATTTTGGAGAAAGCAGTTGATTTGGGAAAAGGCGGTTCAACTGCAGTTACAGCAATGTTGATTAATTGTCATAAGTTGGTAATAGCGAACATTGGGGATTCTCGAGCTGTTATCTGTAAGAATGGTGTGGCCAAGCAACTATCAATTGATCATGGGCCAAGCATGGAAAGGGAGAGAATTGAGGAGAGTGGTGGTTTTGTGTCCAACTTTCCCG GGGATGTTCCACGAGTTGATGGGCAATTGGCGGTGGCAAGGGCATTTGGTGACAAGAGCTTGAAGGAACACCTCAGTTCAGAGCCCCATGTCACGGTGGAGTTTATAGATGATGAAACGGAGTTTGTTATCCTAGCAAGTGATGGATTATGGaag GTAATGTCGAACCAAGAAGCAGCAGATTGCATCAGGGCAATAAAGGATGCTCGGTCAGCAGCAAAGCACCTGACCGAAGAGGCGCTTAATAGAAAGAGCACAGATGATATTTCCTGCATAGTTGTAAGATTTGGGTGA
- the LOC121237398 gene encoding uncharacterized protein LOC121237398, with protein MENRRQRSCSGEVFSFPSTPVEDEDSDFEFGSITPDSSFKNSPADHLFFNGRLLPHAFPIQPAASIAIEGSRKTSRTSSVSSKDSLRSSRSNSTNSRSSSCSSARTSTSDISERKLLYQYKVASKATMARDRHQAYNKALSAQIYGSSQRWQYITPVPLLSREDPLRRKKLAGKEAKPKKQVRERKGESLWHFTEFFWGIVSACKECHAMEPSSKLR; from the coding sequence ATGGAGAATCGCCGGCAAAGGAGCTGCTCTGGCGAGGtgttctcattcccaagcactCCGGTAGAAGACGAAGACTCCGACTTCGAGTTCGGTTCTATTACGCCGGACTCATCCTTCAAAAACTCTCCTGCCGACCATTTGTTTTTCAATGGCCGGCTCTTACCGCATGCTTTTCCTATTCAACCAGCCGCCAGTATCGCCATCGAGGGTTCTCGTAAAACGAGCCGCACGAGCAGCGTTAGCAGCAAGGACTCGCTAAGGTCGTCGCGAAGTAATAGCACGAATAGTCGGAGCAGTAGTTGCAGCAGTGCAAGGACGAGCACGAGCGACATTTCCGAGAGAAAATTGTTGTATCAGTACAAAGTTGCATCCAAAGCAACTATGGCTAGAGACAGACACCAAGCCTATAATAAAGCTCTTTCAGCACAAATATATGGGTCTTCTCAAAGGTGGCAATATATTACACCTGTACCTCTTTTGAGTCGCGAAGACCCTTTGCGTAGAAAGAAATTGGCCGGGAAAGAAGCAAAACCAAAGAAACAAGTTCGGGAGAGGAAAGGGGAAAGCTTGTGGCATTTTACTGAATTTTTCTGGGGGATTGTCTCGGCCTGCAAAGAATGCCATGCCATGGAACCGTCGAGCAAATTAAGATGA